A genomic window from Aquila chrysaetos chrysaetos chromosome 9, bAquChr1.4, whole genome shotgun sequence includes:
- the SNAP29 gene encoding synaptosomal-associated protein 29, translated as MSALPRSYNPFAEEEEEEAAVTWPARGSGEAGGAERQRYLQQEVLRRSAATADSTARSLSLLYESERIGVAASEELVRQGEALKRTEQMVDKMDQDLRTSQRHINSIKSVWGGLVNYFKAKPPESKPEQNGTPEYYANSRLKEAMMSSKEQESKYQESHPNLRKLDNSDNDFSKADFVSSVQRDSYPKNQHLRAYHQKIDNNLDEMSSGLSRLKNLALGLQTEIDEQDDMLDRLTKKVETLDVNIKSTDKKVRQL; from the exons ATGTCGGCCCTCCCGAGGAGCTACAACCCCTtcgccgaggaggaggaggaggaggcggcggtgACATGGCCGGCGAGGGGTAgcggggaggcgggcggcgcCGAGCGGCAGCGGTACCTGCAGCAGGAGGTGCTGCGTCGCTCCGCCGCCACTGCCGACAGCACCGCCCGCTCCCTCTCGCTCCTCTACGAGTCCGAGCGGATCGGCGTGGCCGCCTCCGAG GAGCTTGTACGTCAAGGAGAGGCCCTGAAGCGTACAGAACAGATGGTAGATAAAATGGACCAGGACTTGAGGACTAGTCAAAGGCACATAAATAGCATTAAGAGTGTTTGGGGGGGCTTGGTAAACTACTTCAAAGCCAAACCTCCAGAGAGCAAGCCAGAGCAGAATGGAACCCCTGAATATTATGCTAACAGTAG ATTAAAAGAAGCAATGATGTCTAGTAAAGAACAAGAGTCAAAATACCAGGAAAGTCATCCAAATTTAAGGAAGCTAGATAATTCAG ACAATGATTTCAGCAAagcagattttgtttcttcagtgcaAAGGGATTCCTACCCAAAGAACCAACACCTGCGAGCTTATCACCAGAAAATTGACAACAACTTAG ATGAGATGTCTTCTGGGTTGAGTCGTCTGAAAAACCTAGCTCTTGGTCTGCAGACAGAAATAGATGAGCAAGATGATATGCTGGATCGGCTAACAAAAAAAGTAGAGACACTGGACGTCAATATTAAAAGCACTGATAAAAAAGTCCGACAACTTTAa